Proteins encoded together in one Bacteroides ovatus window:
- a CDS encoding MGMT family protein: protein MKDYKVDKASLSASFCQEVYQVVREIPVGKVSTYGGIAALLGMPQCSRMVGRALKQIPDDLSVPCHRVVNASGRLVPGWTEQKQLLLEEGISFKQNGCVDLKKHLWNYSVSE from the coding sequence ATGAAAGATTATAAAGTAGACAAAGCGAGTCTCTCCGCATCCTTTTGTCAAGAGGTGTATCAGGTTGTTCGGGAAATTCCGGTAGGTAAAGTTTCTACCTATGGGGGAATTGCCGCATTATTGGGAATGCCTCAATGTTCCCGTATGGTGGGGCGTGCTTTGAAACAGATTCCGGATGATTTATCTGTGCCTTGTCACCGGGTTGTCAATGCATCGGGACGCCTTGTTCCGGGGTGGACAGAGCAGAAACAACTCTTGTTGGAAGAAGGGATCTCTTTCAAGCAAAATGGATGCGTAGACTTGAAAAAGCATCTTTGGAATTACTCCGTATCTGAATGA